The stretch of DNA CTCTGGCGGACTTGACACAAGTATCATTTTAAAATGGCTTCAAGATGAATATAACTGCGAAGTAGTCACATTTACAGCTGACATCGGCCAAGGCGAAGAGCTAGAGCCTGCACGTAAAAAAGCCCTAGCACTTGGCGTGAAACCTGAAAATATTTTTATTGAAGATTTAAGAGAAGAATTTGTACGTGATTATGTATTTCCAATGTTTAGAGCCAATGCGGTCTACGAGGGCGAGTATCTACTTGGCACATCAATCGCTCGCCCACTAATAGCAAAACGCCAAAGCGAGATCGCAAGACTTGTTGGTGCTGATGGCGTGAGCCACGGAGCAACAGGCAAAGGCAACGACCAAGTTCGCTTTGAGCTTGGATACTACGCGCTCGGCGACAACCTAACTATTATAGCTCCATGGCGCGAGTGGGATCTAAATAGCCGCGAAAAACTTTTGGCATATGCTGAGAAAAACGGCATAGATATCACTAAAAAACCAGGCAAAAGCCCATACTCAATGGACGCAAATTTACTTCACATAAGCTACGAAGGTCTAGTGCTTGAAGACCCAAGCCACGCACCAGAAGATGATATGTGGAGATGGACAGTAAGCCCCAAAGATGCTCCAGATAAAAGCGAGATCATCGAGATCGGCTATGAAAAAGGTGATCCAGTGAGCATAAACGGTAAAAAAATGAGCCCAGCTGAAATTTTAACCGAGCTAAACCGCCTTGGCGCAAAACACGGTATAGGCAGACTTGACATCGTAGAAAACCGCTCTGTTGGTATGAAGAGTCGCGGATGTTACGAAACTCCTGGCGGCACGATAATGCTAAAAGCTCATAGAGCGATCGAGAGCATCACGCTTGACCGCGGCGCAGCTCACTTAAAAGATGAGATCATGCCAAAATACGCCGAGCTAATTTACAACGGCTACTGGTGGTCACCTGAGCGAAATATGCTCCAAGCTCTCATCGATAAGAGCCAAGAGTACGTAAATGGCTCTGTTAAAGTTGAGCTTTATAAAGGCAACGTGACTATTCTTGGCAGAAACAGCAAAGATGATAATCTATTTAGCGAGGCATACTGCACATTTGAAGAAGACAGCGTTTATGACCAAAAAGATGCAGAGGGATTTATCAAACTAAATGCGCTTCGTTTTATCATCGCACGTAAAAATGGGCGAAAATTTGACTAAAAGATAAAATTTAAAAAGGAAAGAAATGAAAGTATTATTAATAAAAGATGTAAAGGCGCTTGGTAAAGCTGGCGAGATAAAAGAGGTAAAAGACGGCTATGGCAACAACTTTTTAATCGGTAAAGGCTTTGCAAAAGCAGCTACTCCAGACGTTCTTCGCCAATATGAAGCAGCCCAAAAAAGAAAGGCCGAAGAGCTAAAATATGAGATCGCAAATTTAGAAAAACTTAAAGAAGAGCTTGAAAAAGTGACAGTTGTCATCAAAAAAACTCTTGGTGCAAATGGCTCGCTTTTTGGCTCAGTCTCAAAAGAA from Campylobacter concisus encodes:
- a CDS encoding argininosuccinate synthase; the encoded protein is MKKDVKKVVLAYSGGLDTSIILKWLQDEYNCEVVTFTADIGQGEELEPARKKALALGVKPENIFIEDLREEFVRDYVFPMFRANAVYEGEYLLGTSIARPLIAKRQSEIARLVGADGVSHGATGKGNDQVRFELGYYALGDNLTIIAPWREWDLNSREKLLAYAEKNGIDITKKPGKSPYSMDANLLHISYEGLVLEDPSHAPEDDMWRWTVSPKDAPDKSEIIEIGYEKGDPVSINGKKMSPAEILTELNRLGAKHGIGRLDIVENRSVGMKSRGCYETPGGTIMLKAHRAIESITLDRGAAHLKDEIMPKYAELIYNGYWWSPERNMLQALIDKSQEYVNGSVKVELYKGNVTILGRNSKDDNLFSEAYCTFEEDSVYDQKDAEGFIKLNALRFIIARKNGRKFD
- the rplI gene encoding 50S ribosomal protein L9 → MKVLLIKDVKALGKAGEIKEVKDGYGNNFLIGKGFAKAATPDVLRQYEAAQKRKAEELKYEIANLEKLKEELEKVTVVIKKTLGANGSLFGSVSKEEIAAELEKTHHLVVEKKAIDMDTHLKAVGLYDVHVKLGHSINASLKVDVQGE